One stretch of Rhodoflexus caldus DNA includes these proteins:
- a CDS encoding NADH-quinone oxidoreductase subunit D → MPAITYDFAEDNLRISEPSKYKIEELGEGRFILNLGPQHPSTHGVLRLEVLTDGETVIDVVPHLGYLHRCFEKHAEHLPYNQIIPFVDRLDYVAAMNCEHAYVLGVEKMLDLEGKIPRRVEFIRVLVAELNRLASHFVAIGTYAIDMGAFTPFLWMMRDREHILRLLEWICGARMLYNYMWVGGLYYDLPLGFEERCQDFIQYLRPKLAECERLLIENKIFIQRTANIGVLPLETAINYGVTGPMLRASGLKYDLRKVDGYSVYPELEFDVPIGQGLMGTQGDCWDRTYVRLLECRESVGIIAQCLQRLTTDCARSRDFDPQAAVPKNLRVKKQMEIYSRAETPKGELGFFFRSQPTSDVPWRVKCRSCSFSNLSVIAEMARGGLIADLIAVLGSIDIVLGEIDR, encoded by the coding sequence ATGCCTGCCATTACGTACGATTTTGCGGAAGATAATTTGCGGATTTCAGAGCCGTCCAAATACAAGATAGAGGAACTGGGCGAGGGGCGTTTCATTCTTAATTTGGGGCCGCAGCATCCTTCAACCCACGGCGTTTTGCGTCTGGAAGTACTCACCGACGGTGAAACCGTAATAGACGTAGTACCGCATTTGGGCTATTTGCATCGCTGTTTTGAAAAGCACGCCGAGCATTTGCCCTACAACCAGATTATCCCTTTCGTAGATAGGCTGGACTATGTGGCTGCCATGAATTGCGAGCACGCCTATGTGCTGGGCGTTGAGAAGATGCTCGATTTGGAGGGCAAAATACCGCGTCGTGTGGAGTTTATCAGAGTATTGGTTGCTGAGCTGAACCGTCTGGCATCTCACTTCGTGGCAATCGGGACGTATGCCATTGACATGGGTGCATTTACTCCCTTTTTGTGGATGATGCGCGACCGCGAGCACATACTTCGTTTGTTGGAATGGATTTGCGGCGCACGAATGCTCTACAATTATATGTGGGTCGGCGGTTTGTATTATGACCTGCCGCTTGGCTTTGAAGAGCGATGTCAGGATTTTATACAATATTTGCGACCTAAATTGGCAGAATGTGAGCGGCTGCTGATTGAAAATAAGATTTTTATTCAACGTACAGCCAATATTGGCGTGTTGCCCTTAGAAACGGCCATTAACTACGGCGTAACAGGGCCGATGTTGCGGGCATCGGGACTGAAATATGACCTGCGCAAAGTGGACGGCTATTCTGTTTACCCCGAATTGGAATTTGATGTACCAATCGGGCAGGGGTTGATGGGCACACAAGGCGACTGCTGGGACAGAACCTATGTGCGGCTGTTGGAGTGTCGCGAAAGCGTTGGCATTATTGCACAATGTTTGCAGCGATTGACCACAGATTGCGCCCGTTCCCGTGATTTTGACCCGCAGGCGGCAGTTCCTAAAAATCTGCGTGTGAAAAAGCAAATGGAAATTTATTCGCGTGCGGAAACTCCCAAAGGAGAATTGGGATTCTTTTTCCGAAGCCAGCCCACCAGCGATGTGCCTTGGCGGGTAAAATGCCGCTCTTGCTCTTTTTCCAATCTTTCGGTTATTGCAGAGATGGCGCGCGGGGGGCTAATCGCCGATTTAATTGCCGTTTTAGGCTCAATTGACATAGTTTTGGGGGAAATTGACCGTTAG
- a CDS encoding TlpA family protein disulfide reductase has translation MKVRQSLFRLVFLITALYSLNAHSQQVEVVDVDKVEQLIKNQSDTLHIVNFWATWCAPCVKELPDFIRIGETFGHKNVRLWLISMDFRSSLETKLKPFLRSKNIQQPVWLLNNTDYDQWIPLIDGNWQGDIPFTLIFNNQRNQRVTISGETNYQRLEQLLEEMF, from the coding sequence ATGAAAGTACGCCAAAGTCTGTTCAGGCTTGTATTCCTGATAACTGCCTTGTATTCGCTCAATGCCCACAGCCAGCAAGTAGAAGTGGTTGATGTAGACAAAGTAGAACAACTCATTAAAAATCAGTCAGATACGCTTCATATTGTAAACTTTTGGGCTACGTGGTGCGCACCTTGCGTAAAAGAACTGCCCGATTTTATACGCATCGGTGAAACATTCGGCCATAAAAACGTTCGTTTGTGGTTGATTAGCATGGACTTCCGGTCGTCCCTTGAAACAAAATTGAAGCCTTTTCTTCGCAGTAAAAATATTCAACAGCCTGTCTGGTTATTAAACAATACCGACTATGACCAATGGATTCCGTTGATAGACGGCAACTGGCAGGGCGACATCCCTTTCACCCTGATTTTCAATAATCAACGCAACCAAAGGGTAACGATTAGCGGCGAAACGAACTATCAACGGCTTGAACAACTTTTGGAGGAAATGTTTTAA
- a CDS encoding thioredoxin family protein — translation MKGKVLLLTTLLLGLASMGWTQRTGGLQPGDDASDFRLKNIDSQMVSLADYKQAKGFIIVFTCNHCPFAKLYEDRIIALHNKYASKGYPVVAINPNDATKQPEDNFEMMVQRAQEKSFPYVYLQDETQEVARTYGAARTPHVWILQKQDNKLKVMYVGGIDNSPEDAANATEKYVERAIDELQAGRVVSKATTKAIGCTIKWRE, via the coding sequence ATGAAAGGTAAAGTTTTACTGCTGACAACCCTATTACTGGGGCTGGCCTCCATGGGATGGACACAGCGCACGGGCGGCCTGCAACCCGGTGATGACGCTTCCGACTTTCGCTTAAAAAATATTGACAGCCAGATGGTTTCATTGGCAGACTACAAGCAGGCAAAAGGCTTTATTATCGTTTTTACCTGCAATCATTGCCCGTTTGCCAAACTGTACGAAGACCGCATTATAGCCCTGCACAATAAATATGCAAGCAAAGGATATCCTGTGGTGGCCATCAACCCGAATGATGCGACCAAACAACCGGAAGATAACTTTGAGATGATGGTGCAACGCGCACAAGAAAAGTCATTCCCTTATGTCTATCTGCAAGACGAAACACAGGAAGTCGCACGCACCTACGGGGCGGCACGCACGCCTCATGTATGGATTTTACAAAAGCAGGATAACAAACTGAAAGTCATGTATGTAGGCGGCATAGACAATAGTCCGGAAGATGCTGCCAACGCCACCGAAAAGTATGTGGAGCGTGCCATTGATGAGTTGCAGGCAGGCCGCGTGGTCAGCAAAGCCACTACAAAGGCCATCGGATGTACCATCAAGTGGCGCGAATAA
- a CDS encoding phospho-sugar mutase, with amino-acid sequence MDATIQQKVNTWLSGNYDEATKAAIRQMSEEELTESFYRDLEFGTGGLRGIMGVGSNRMNKYTVGAATQGLANYLKKTFPNEQIKVAIAHDSRNNSPEFAQIVADVFSANDFKVFFFESLRPTPELSFAIRHLGCHSGVVLTASHNPKEYNGYKAYWTDGAQVTPPHDKNIITEVNAITSVDAIHFNGKPENIQLIGADVDEVYLNEILKLSISKDAIARHRDLKIVFSPIHGTGITLVPKLLEKMGFTNVHIVEEQATPDGNFPTVIYPNPEEQEAMSLALAKAKAIDADIVMATDPDADRVGIGVKNHKGEWVLLNGNQTGSLLIGYMIQAWKNAGKIDGNQMIIKTIVTSELIDRMAEANGVKCYNTLTGFKYIAQLIREKEGVEKFIAGGEESYGYMIGDAVRDKDAIASCGMLAELCAYAKDKGMSLFDMLLDNYMHYGFFYEGLVSLTKKGKSGAEEIKAMMQNWRNNPPKTIDGSPVTRMLDYEAQKEYDLLNGTEKPITLAKSDVLQFYTADGCKISARPSGTEPKIKFYFSVNTQLTDKAMFDTTEQQLKDKIARIVEEMQLK; translated from the coding sequence ATGGATGCAACTATTCAGCAAAAAGTAAACACTTGGCTTTCAGGAAATTATGACGAAGCAACCAAAGCCGCTATTCGCCAAATGAGCGAGGAGGAACTGACCGAATCGTTTTATCGAGACCTTGAATTCGGTACAGGCGGCCTTCGCGGCATCATGGGGGTAGGGTCTAACCGCATGAACAAATATACAGTAGGTGCAGCCACACAAGGGCTGGCCAACTATCTGAAAAAAACATTCCCTAACGAGCAAATTAAAGTAGCCATTGCGCATGACAGCCGCAATAACAGCCCTGAGTTTGCGCAGATAGTGGCAGATGTTTTCTCTGCCAATGACTTCAAAGTGTTCTTCTTTGAATCTCTGCGGCCTACACCCGAACTGTCATTTGCCATCCGTCATTTGGGATGTCATAGCGGCGTTGTGCTCACTGCCTCCCATAACCCCAAAGAATACAACGGCTACAAAGCCTACTGGACAGACGGTGCACAGGTAACGCCTCCGCACGACAAGAACATTATTACAGAAGTTAATGCCATCACATCGGTAGATGCCATTCATTTCAATGGCAAGCCTGAAAATATTCAACTGATTGGGGCTGATGTGGACGAAGTTTATCTGAACGAGATACTAAAACTGTCCATATCAAAAGATGCCATTGCCCGCCATCGCGATTTGAAAATCGTATTTTCACCCATCCACGGTACAGGCATTACCCTTGTGCCTAAGCTGTTAGAAAAAATGGGCTTTACCAATGTGCACATAGTAGAAGAGCAGGCAACACCCGACGGCAATTTCCCGACGGTAATTTATCCGAATCCGGAAGAGCAGGAAGCCATGAGTCTGGCGCTTGCCAAAGCCAAAGCCATTGATGCGGATATTGTAATGGCAACCGACCCTGATGCCGACCGCGTGGGTATCGGTGTGAAAAATCATAAGGGAGAATGGGTATTACTCAACGGCAACCAAACAGGCAGTCTGCTCATCGGCTATATGATTCAGGCATGGAAAAATGCCGGAAAAATTGACGGTAATCAGATGATTATCAAAACCATCGTAACCTCCGAGCTGATAGACCGCATGGCAGAAGCCAACGGCGTTAAGTGCTACAATACGCTGACAGGCTTTAAATACATTGCCCAGTTGATTCGCGAAAAAGAAGGTGTTGAAAAATTTATTGCCGGCGGCGAAGAAAGCTATGGCTATATGATTGGCGACGCAGTGCGCGATAAAGATGCTATTGCTTCCTGCGGAATGTTGGCGGAGTTATGCGCCTATGCCAAAGACAAGGGCATGAGTTTGTTTGATATGCTGCTCGACAACTACATGCACTACGGCTTTTTCTATGAAGGATTAGTTTCTCTAACCAAAAAAGGCAAAAGCGGTGCCGAAGAAATTAAGGCCATGATGCAAAACTGGCGCAACAATCCGCCCAAAACCATTGACGGCAGCCCTGTAACCCGTATGCTGGACTATGAAGCGCAAAAAGAATACGATTTGCTGAATGGAACAGAAAAGCCTATTACATTGGCTAAGAGTGATGTATTGCAGTTTTACACAGCCGACGGCTGCAAAATCTCTGCGCGTCCTTCGGGTACTGAACCTAAAATAAAGTTCTATTTCAGCGTTAATACCCAACTGACCGACAAGGCAATGTTTGATACCACAGAGCAGCAATTAAAAGACAAAATAGCCCGCATTGTGGAAGAAATGCAACTGAAATAG
- a CDS encoding DinB family protein: MTKLELVKQAYNRLVNNIYKSFDKIVAAMPDERLDMKPSPDNMSFKQIAVHVYQTALMVGHSMKTGQMDKADLQLIPFSGDDVHSAAQIVDYGNKVKAHLQQIVESMNEEDAVKPIATTFGVTMNPLRMLNVLQEEAIHHRGQLTICLRMEGIKPPSIYDYS; the protein is encoded by the coding sequence ATGACAAAACTTGAATTGGTGAAGCAGGCATACAATCGTCTTGTTAATAATATCTACAAATCGTTTGACAAGATTGTAGCGGCCATGCCCGATGAGAGGTTAGACATGAAACCCTCTCCCGACAACATGTCTTTTAAACAAATTGCCGTCCATGTGTACCAAACCGCATTAATGGTGGGGCATTCCATGAAAACCGGACAAATGGATAAAGCAGATTTGCAACTGATTCCGTTCTCCGGGGATGATGTGCACAGTGCTGCGCAGATTGTGGACTACGGCAACAAAGTAAAGGCGCACCTGCAACAGATTGTAGAATCCATGAACGAGGAAGATGCCGTAAAGCCAATCGCCACCACTTTTGGCGTTACCATGAATCCGTTGCGAATGTTGAATGTATTGCAGGAAGAAGCCATCCATCACCGTGGGCAATTGACCATCTGCTTGCGGATGGAAGGAATTAAGCCTCCGAGTATTTATGATTACAGCTAA
- the ggt gene encoding gamma-glutamyltransferase yields MKNLLLGVTFSCLATSFAMPVQAQDRITGKTFATRSEVIAQNGMVATSHPLATQVGLDILKSGGNAIDAAIAANAAIGLMEPTGSGIGGDLYAIVWDAKTQKLYGLNASGRSPKGLTMEYFKKNGYKSIPSYGPLPVSVPGCVDGWFMLHGRFGKMKMENILAPAISYAENGFPVTELIAYYLQGAAARFGNNPKYPNFTETYMPGGKPLQKGDVFKNPALANTLRQIAKGGRDAFYKGAIAQTMAKFIQEQGGFLSVEDLASHTSDWVEPVSTNYRGYDVWELPPNGQGIAVLQMLNILEGFDFSKIQFGSPEHIHLVTEAKKLVFEDRARYYADPAFAKIPVKQLISKEYAAERRKLINPNRASYNFQAGEGFAQETIYLTTADKEGNMVSFIQSNYRGMGSGMVPPGLGFMLQDRGELFNLDENHANAYAPGKRPFHTIIPAFITKNGKPWVSYGVMGGDYQPIGHTLIAMNLIDFGMGLQEAGDAPRIDHIGSTDPTGADPRMPRGGQITLESGFPYETIRELMRMGHQVGFGFGGYGGYQAIMYDAEKKVYYGASESRKDGHAAGY; encoded by the coding sequence ATGAAAAACTTACTACTGGGAGTTACCTTTTCTTGTTTGGCAACCTCATTTGCCATGCCTGTACAGGCGCAAGACCGCATTACAGGGAAAACTTTTGCCACCCGTTCGGAAGTTATTGCACAAAACGGCATGGTAGCAACCAGTCATCCGCTTGCCACACAAGTCGGGTTGGACATCCTGAAAAGCGGCGGCAATGCCATTGATGCGGCTATTGCGGCTAACGCAGCCATCGGCTTGATGGAACCCACAGGCTCAGGTATCGGCGGCGACCTTTACGCCATTGTGTGGGATGCCAAAACGCAGAAATTATACGGTTTGAATGCCAGCGGACGCTCTCCCAAAGGGCTTACAATGGAATATTTCAAAAAGAACGGCTATAAAAGTATCCCTTCCTACGGGCCACTGCCCGTAAGTGTACCGGGTTGTGTGGACGGTTGGTTTATGCTGCACGGCAGATTCGGCAAAATGAAGATGGAGAACATCTTAGCCCCTGCCATCAGCTATGCCGAAAACGGCTTTCCTGTAACCGAATTGATTGCCTACTATTTGCAAGGGGCGGCTGCTCGATTCGGCAATAACCCGAAATATCCCAACTTTACGGAAACCTACATGCCGGGCGGTAAACCCCTCCAAAAAGGCGATGTATTCAAAAATCCGGCCCTTGCCAACACCTTGCGCCAAATAGCCAAAGGCGGTCGCGATGCTTTCTACAAAGGAGCCATCGCTCAAACCATGGCCAAATTTATTCAGGAACAGGGAGGTTTTTTGAGTGTAGAAGATTTGGCCTCTCATACAAGCGATTGGGTAGAACCCGTAAGCACCAATTACCGCGGCTATGATGTATGGGAATTGCCACCCAACGGCCAAGGCATTGCCGTATTGCAAATGCTGAATATTTTGGAAGGTTTTGATTTCAGCAAAATCCAATTTGGCAGCCCTGAGCACATTCATTTGGTAACGGAAGCCAAAAAACTGGTTTTTGAAGACCGCGCACGTTATTATGCTGACCCTGCATTTGCCAAAATACCTGTAAAACAGTTGATTAGCAAAGAGTATGCAGCAGAGCGCCGCAAACTGATTAACCCCAACCGCGCCAGCTATAATTTTCAGGCCGGCGAAGGATTTGCACAAGAAACAATCTACCTGACTACTGCCGACAAAGAAGGCAACATGGTGTCATTCATTCAGAGTAATTATCGCGGCATGGGCAGCGGCATGGTGCCTCCCGGTTTAGGCTTCATGTTGCAAGACCGGGGCGAATTGTTTAACCTCGATGAAAACCACGCCAATGCCTACGCACCCGGCAAGCGCCCGTTCCATACCATTATTCCGGCCTTTATTACCAAAAACGGCAAACCATGGGTTAGCTATGGCGTTATGGGCGGCGACTACCAGCCAATTGGCCATACGCTGATAGCCATGAACCTGATTGACTTTGGCATGGGTTTGCAGGAAGCAGGGGATGCGCCCCGAATAGACCACATCGGCAGCACAGACCCTACCGGTGCAGACCCGCGTATGCCTCGCGGCGGACAGATTACACTTGAAAGCGGCTTCCCGTATGAAACTATTCGCGAATTGATGCGCATGGGACATCAGGTAGGCTTCGGTTTCGGCGGATACGGTGGCTATCAGGCCATTATGTACGATGCAGAAAAGAAGGTCTATTACGGAGCTTCTGAAAGCCGCAAAGACGGACACGCTGCCGGTTATTAA
- a CDS encoding GAF domain-containing protein, whose product MRFFNLASFKGQLNLVFTLLLTFNIIRFGIVIFSTATLQTQANQLRLLNNIRANLKDIETEFNSAKLSLMHLMQGFMQDDRQSWQARFKRNILNMTDLQKSIALNFDSLDLVESKIVTDSLAIIIQDFENKGLQMFAKADADSISYEQRKQIYEEIYLSKIEDEIEPALLKLLYFNLGKNYVDDRRLVLLEEQSTMISTSGDLNTIIFFITLTIIVLFWYLLTRRVNFSIGKVYNKLRNILTGKLVKDNTDLLRNELKILDKISDQITDKLVQTVHFVDALGQGKYDVDLEKFNDDDHYSSSLLKMRDALRELAIRDSKRNWANETTARFSELLRDNTKTAQMHARSFLQLMVAELHAQVGGIYLAQNAGEEKHHLALTAAYAYGRDKSLQKTIAPGEGLCGQCYLEGETIVIRTTPQNFFTIPAGIGDIEPTAAAYVPIKLNNKTLGVLEIASVRPFEEHQIDLMEKVCTLFAATVESIQNFETNSRLLEQSQMLAEDLRSREEEMRQNMEELTATQEEMMRSQTELFNQFEELEQAKLIAEEKLRAEQQRLQKIILEKEHIIEQLTAKIHS is encoded by the coding sequence ATGCGCTTCTTCAATCTGGCAAGTTTTAAGGGGCAACTAAACCTTGTATTTACGCTGCTGCTAACGTTTAATATCATCAGGTTTGGCATTGTCATTTTTTCTACTGCCACTTTACAAACACAGGCAAACCAGTTGCGCCTGCTGAATAATATCAGAGCAAACCTGAAAGACATCGAGACAGAATTTAACAGTGCCAAGTTGTCGCTGATGCATTTGATGCAAGGATTCATGCAAGATGACAGGCAGTCGTGGCAGGCACGTTTCAAGCGTAATATTCTGAATATGACCGATTTGCAAAAGAGTATTGCGCTCAACTTTGATTCGCTTGATTTGGTTGAAAGTAAAATCGTTACCGATTCGCTTGCGATTATTATTCAGGACTTCGAGAATAAGGGTTTGCAAATGTTTGCAAAGGCCGATGCGGATTCCATAAGCTATGAACAGCGCAAGCAAATTTATGAGGAGATTTACCTGAGCAAAATCGAGGATGAGATTGAGCCCGCATTGCTCAAATTGCTTTATTTCAATTTGGGTAAAAACTATGTAGATGACAGGAGGCTGGTATTATTGGAAGAACAAAGTACTATGATTAGCACCTCCGGTGATCTGAACACCATTATTTTCTTCATCACATTAACCATAATCGTTTTATTCTGGTATCTGCTCACGCGGCGTGTAAATTTTTCCATCGGCAAAGTGTACAACAAACTCCGCAATATTTTGACGGGAAAACTTGTGAAAGACAACACGGATTTGTTGCGCAACGAATTGAAAATATTGGATAAAATATCAGACCAAATTACGGACAAACTCGTCCAAACCGTTCATTTTGTAGATGCACTTGGTCAGGGCAAATATGATGTTGATTTAGAGAAATTTAATGATGACGACCACTATTCGTCGTCGCTTTTAAAAATGCGCGATGCTCTTCGCGAATTGGCCATCAGAGACAGCAAGCGCAATTGGGCTAACGAGACTACCGCCCGATTCTCCGAGTTGCTGCGCGACAATACCAAGACGGCTCAGATGCACGCACGCAGCTTCCTGCAATTGATGGTTGCCGAGCTACATGCACAAGTAGGGGGGATTTATCTGGCGCAAAATGCAGGCGAAGAAAAGCACCACTTGGCTCTGACGGCTGCTTATGCCTACGGCCGCGATAAGAGTTTACAAAAAACCATCGCTCCGGGTGAAGGGTTGTGCGGACAGTGTTATCTGGAAGGAGAAACAATTGTTATCCGAACCACTCCCCAAAACTTTTTCACGATTCCGGCAGGTATTGGCGATATAGAGCCAACTGCAGCAGCCTATGTTCCCATCAAGCTGAACAACAAAACGCTGGGCGTGCTGGAAATTGCTTCCGTAAGACCTTTTGAGGAGCATCAGATAGACTTGATGGAAAAAGTATGCACCCTGTTTGCAGCTACCGTAGAGTCTATCCAAAATTTTGAAACGAACAGCCGCTTGTTGGAACAAAGCCAGATGTTGGCCGAAGACCTTCGTTCACGCGAAGAGGAAATGCGTCAGAACATGGAGGAACTGACCGCCACGCAGGAAGAAATGATGCGCTCGCAAACCGAACTTTTCAATCAGTTTGAGGAGTTGGAGCAGGCAAAACTTATTGCCGAAGAAAAACTAAGAGCAGAACAGCAGAGGCTTCAAAAAATTATTCTGGAAAAAGAACATATCATCGAACAACTTACTGCAAAAATTCATTCCTAA
- the rfaD gene encoding ADP-glyceromanno-heptose 6-epimerase — protein sequence MSYIVVTGAAGFIGSCLIAELNRAGHDSIVAVDLFDNPEKNKNLIGKQISHRIERTVFPEWLTVNAAHISCVYHIGARTDTTEFNYRILEQLNVTYSQQLWRICAKHDIPLVYASSAATYGLGEIGYKDDENIINQLKPLNPYGDSKNNFDKWAIAQPEKPSFWYGLKFFNVYGPNEYHKGRMASVIFHAYNQIRQTGGMKLFRSHNPQYKDGEQLRDFIYVKDVINICRFLMDNKPKSGLYNVGTGKARTFLDLAKATFAAMNVPENISFIDTPEDIRDKYQYFTQADMTKLLSVGYSQPFYSLEAGVTEYVQEFLMKNRYF from the coding sequence ATGTCCTACATAGTAGTAACCGGTGCGGCAGGTTTCATCGGCAGTTGCTTGATTGCGGAGTTGAATCGGGCAGGCCATGACAGCATTGTTGCCGTTGACCTTTTTGATAATCCGGAAAAAAATAAAAACCTGATAGGCAAGCAGATATCTCATCGCATTGAAAGAACCGTTTTCCCCGAATGGCTGACCGTAAATGCTGCTCATATTAGTTGCGTGTATCACATAGGTGCTCGGACAGATACCACCGAGTTTAATTACCGCATTCTGGAACAACTCAATGTTACTTACAGCCAGCAATTGTGGCGGATATGCGCAAAACACGATATTCCGTTGGTTTATGCTTCCTCGGCTGCCACCTACGGCTTAGGCGAAATCGGCTACAAAGACGACGAAAATATTATCAACCAATTAAAGCCACTCAATCCCTACGGAGATTCTAAAAACAATTTTGACAAATGGGCAATTGCACAGCCTGAAAAACCATCTTTTTGGTACGGTTTGAAGTTTTTCAATGTGTACGGCCCTAACGAATATCATAAAGGCCGCATGGCTTCGGTAATTTTTCATGCCTACAACCAAATCAGACAAACAGGTGGCATGAAACTGTTTCGCTCGCACAACCCGCAATACAAAGACGGCGAACAGCTGCGCGACTTTATTTACGTGAAAGATGTTATCAATATTTGCCGTTTTCTAATGGACAACAAGCCTAAATCGGGGCTTTACAACGTAGGCACAGGCAAAGCACGCACCTTTTTGGATTTGGCAAAAGCAACCTTTGCGGCAATGAACGTACCTGAAAACATCAGCTTCATTGATACACCCGAAGATATCCGCGACAAGTACCAATATTTTACCCAAGCCGATATGACCAAACTGTTATCCGTAGGCTACTCACAGCCGTTTTACAGTCTCGAGGCGGGTGTAACAGAGTACGTGCAGGAATTTTTAATGAAAAACCGTTACTTTTAG
- a CDS encoding alpha/beta fold hydrolase, translated as MPIAQVNGTEIYYEIHGNGPETIVFSHGLLWSGEMFREQVRHLKDRYTCITYDHRGQGRSADSKTPFDMETLYNDAVALLLHLQCTPCHFAGLSMGGFIAMRLAARRPDLLKSCILMETSADEEPNKFKYTLLNTIVKLFGVKAVTSKVMPIMFGQSFLKDPQKAGLRAEWTDKLEANRKSITRSVEAVISRRAVFDELKRIQLPVLILVGDEDVATVPEKAERIKSQIPQAKLYRIPAAGHTSTVEAPEEVNRRLDEFLQNL; from the coding sequence ATGCCGATAGCACAGGTAAACGGAACAGAAATTTACTACGAAATACACGGCAACGGCCCGGAGACCATTGTTTTCTCGCACGGTTTGCTTTGGAGCGGGGAAATGTTTCGCGAACAGGTACGCCACCTGAAAGACCGCTACACCTGCATCACTTACGACCACCGCGGGCAAGGGCGCAGCGCCGACAGCAAGACACCGTTTGACATGGAGACCCTCTACAACGATGCCGTAGCACTGTTGTTGCACCTCCAATGCACACCGTGTCATTTTGCGGGGCTTTCTATGGGAGGATTTATTGCCATGCGTTTGGCAGCCCGCCGCCCCGACCTGCTCAAAAGTTGCATTCTGATGGAAACTTCTGCCGACGAAGAACCGAACAAATTCAAATACACGCTGCTCAATACCATTGTCAAATTATTTGGCGTAAAGGCTGTTACGTCCAAAGTGATGCCCATTATGTTCGGGCAGTCGTTCCTCAAAGACCCACAAAAAGCAGGGCTTCGTGCCGAATGGACGGACAAACTGGAAGCCAACAGAAAAAGCATTACCCGCTCCGTGGAGGCTGTTATCAGCAGGCGCGCTGTTTTTGACGAGTTGAAGCGCATTCAGTTGCCCGTACTGATTTTGGTAGGCGATGAAGACGTTGCTACCGTACCGGAGAAAGCAGAACGCATCAAAAGTCAGATTCCGCAAGCAAAACTCTACCGCATACCCGCTGCCGGTCATACATCAACCGTAGAAGCGCCCGAAGAGGTAAATCGCCGATTGGATGAGTTTCTGCAAAACCTCTGA
- a CDS encoding phage holin family protein: MSAIINFLVYAAAVYITAFIVPGIKIKSFGTAVIAGLLLILARYTIEPILVLLTLPVTILTLGLFLIVINAFIVQIVAAVLDDFKVEGFIPAIIYSIALSVVGTVLQWIFQ, translated from the coding sequence ATGTCTGCTATCATTAATTTTTTGGTTTATGCTGCGGCTGTTTACATAACGGCCTTTATTGTGCCGGGTATCAAAATCAAGAGTTTTGGCACGGCCGTTATTGCGGGGCTTCTGCTCATTTTAGCACGATACACCATCGAGCCCATTCTCGTACTGCTTACGCTCCCCGTAACAATACTCACGCTTGGGCTTTTCCTGATTGTGATTAACGCATTTATTGTCCAAATTGTGGCTGCCGTTTTGGATGATTTCAAGGTAGAAGGGTTTATTCCCGCCATCATTTACAGCATCGCACTTTCGGTAGTAGGCACCGTTTTACAGTGGATTTTCCAATAA